Below is a window of Galactobacillus timonensis DNA.
CCGGATATTCCTTGGCCAGATTTGCCATAATCTCCATATAGGTCGAATAGCCGATGATGTACTCATAGCCCTGATCAATGACATCAAGAATCTCATCCTCGTACTTGTCCGCCTTGGACGCATCACCCAGCTCAAAGGTGTGCTCATCCCAGCCTTCGCTCTTCAGAATCTGCATGCCGGCTTCGCCGGAATCCGAGAAGGATTTATCACCAAGCGCACCTACCAGAAACGCTACCTTTCCCTTGTTGGAATCCGCACCTGCATCCGCTGCCGCAGTAGAGGCAGTAGTGTCTGCAGAAGAAGAACTTGCTCCGCAGGCAGCGAGAGACATTGCCATGGAAATCGTCATTACAATCGAAACCAGCTTTTTCATATTTCCTCCCTTGATATGTTTACCCTTCAGCGCGTGAAGGAGTGAAACCAGAATCTGTACAGCAGTATCACCGCTCTGTCTTAGGCCAGTGACAGAGCAATTTCCATCATCTGCGTAAATGATGTTTCCCGCTCCTGAGACGTGGTCACTTCATCCGGACCATCCGAGATTGTCAGAATGCACAATGCCTTTGCTCCTGCCGCTGCCGCATTGGTATAGAGCGCCGCTGATTCCATCTCGACCGCAAGCACGCCCATATCACGGAACGTTTTTGCATGCGGAAGTTCTTCGCCATAGAACACATCGGATGAAAGAACATTGCCAACGTGATAGTGCAGTCCCATTTCCTTTGCCTTAGCGACCGCTTTTTCCAGCAGTTCAAAGCTGCAGATTGGCGCAAATGTTCCCGGAAGTCCCTGCAGCGCAGGATAGTTGCTCGTTGTGCAGGAGCCCTGCGCAAAGACGACATCGCGAACATGCACATAGGGCTGCCAGGTGCCGGCCGTACCGATCCGGATCAGATTCTTGCAGCCATACACATGGATCAGCTCCCAGCTGTAAATGCCCATCGACGGGCAGCCCATGCCGGTTCCCATAACCGATACACGTTTTCCCTGATACGTACCTGTATAGCCGAACATATTGCGGACAGAATTGAACTGAACCGCATCCTCCAGATAATGCTCCGCAATACGCAAACAGCGGACTTTTGGGGAGACGTCGACGGCAATCAATGGAACCGTGCCGGCGGTAAATTGGTACCGCAGCGACGGCAGTTTGGTACTAAAAAAATAGAAAACTCAGCCATCATTAGAGGCT
It encodes the following:
- a CDS encoding purine-nucleoside phosphorylase; translation: MRIAEHYLEDAVQFNSVRNMFGYTGTYQGKRVSVMGTGMGCPSMGIYSWELIHVYGCKNLIRIGTAGTWQPYVHVRDVVFAQGSCTTSNYPALQGLPGTFAPICSFELLEKAVAKAKEMGLHYHVGNVLSSDVFYGEELPHAKTFRDMGVLAVEMESAALYTNAAAAGAKALCILTISDGPDEVTTSQERETSFTQMMEIALSLA